Proteins encoded together in one Penicillium digitatum chromosome 1, complete sequence window:
- a CDS encoding LMBR1-like membrane protein, which produces MFPVSVSPISVGSNVFFALALFLISAFVLLLLRRFLTLRATPAYLSVPIFLALALPASVVLLVPIDLASSSRDGSGPKAIWLPERMVLVCWRIAYWLIFVLTWAILPLLGEYVDSGYREPKGRLMYSLRSNARYQLIVLGCAMVGLIYVSISNGFEFTSIKGLVMALAYVWGLVLAIYLMGHGLVSIPRNLLRNSNVSGRLRRLQAHAPKVHDRLMDSVNELANLNGQVAQLQRRKTGTARDFREWIEELRDGHGQSDVRAPILELPDTSAMIPSVITERYLADLTRRLRRARHMKARFVDEWDRLVQLSADLQAIINSTASKKLEFAPAPRRSSWIPQVTFLTPYMRYQLYSNVIPSVRLAFGTFFAVASACIVWSEMIKSLAPHLSAVSLTVVHNWDNNPVGFGGQLTASAWLLYMCSAALVGVSDVKVWGNRALVRRNTYGESACWYASLVARLTVPIAYNFLTFLPKEFRRTTTFYGFLGKLINLTPLGKGFDFIFPIFILLPICATLFNLYGRVKNIFGCGLAEEDDIHDVENNPAGYGMGGWREGRDLIERELNGLGSLAVSSRGSRSTWASDREDEGSPGSSRLRVPVAEGSQPVQRTVATPAIIEGEDEEDENFFQSFAHRVKNTFDTMNNPRWFQGEPFRLPRWMSGNDSTTEEGSALIGGRAVPGRLRLG; this is translated from the exons ATGTTCCCCGTATCTGTGTCGCCCATCTCAGTGGGCTCAAACGTCTTTTTCGCACTCGCCCTATTCCTCATATCCGCATTTGTGCTACTTCTCCTGCGACGATTTCTGACCCTCCGCGCCACCCCCGCTTATCTAAGTGTCCCTATATTCCTGGCTCTGGCTCTACCCGCCAGCGTTGTGCTCCTCGTCCCTATCGATTTGGCGTCAAGTTCGCGAGATGGATCTGGGCCTAAAGCAATCTGGCTACCAGAACGAATGGTTCTGGTATGCTGGCGCATTGCCTACTGGCTAATATTCGTTCTCACCTG GGCTATCCTTCCATTACTCGGTGAATACGTCGACTCGGGCTACCGTGAGCCAAAAGGCCGGCTTATGTACTCTCTTCGATCGAATGCCAGATATCAACTAATTGTCCTGGGATGTGCTATGGTGGGCTTGATCTACGTTTCGATCTCAAACGGGTTCGAATTCACTTCCATCAAAGGACTCGTCATGGCACTGGCATATGTGTGGGGTCTTGTCCTTGCCATTTATCTCATGGGGCACGGCCTTGTTTCGATCCCGCGCAATCTGCTCCGAAACTCCAATGTCAGCGGTCGCCTACGCAGACTCCAGGCACATGCGCCCAAAGTGCACGATCGCCTGATGGACTCAGTCAACGAGTTGGCGAATCTCAATGGTCAGGTTGCTCAGCTACAGCGCCGTAAGACAGGGACTGCTCGTGACTTTCGGGAATGGATTGAAGAGCTTCGGGACGGGCACGGCCAATCCGACGTGCGGGCCCCAATCCTCGAGTTACCGGATACATCTGCCATGATACCTTCTGTCATCACGGAACGCTACCTGGCTGATCTTACACGGCGGCTTCGACGTGCTCGACACATGAAGGCCCGATTTGTGGATGAGTGGGATCGTCTGGTCCAGTTATCAGCTGATCTTCAAGCCATCATAAATTCCACAGCTTCAAAGAAGCTCGAATTTGCACCGGCCCCCCGTCGGTCATCCTGGATCCCTCAAGTGACATTTCTCACCCCGTACATGCGGTACCAGCTGTATTCCAACGTTATTCCCTCGGTTAGGCTGGCATTTGGCACATTCTTCGCAGTGGCATCGGCCTGCATTGTTTGGTCGGAAATGATCAAGTCTTTGGCGCCCCATCTCTCCGCCGTGAGTTTGACCGTGGTCCACAACTGGGACAACAATCCAGTTGGCTTTGGTGGTCAGCTCACAGCCTCTGCCTGGCTATTGTACATGTGTTCAGCAGCTCTCGTTGGCGTTAGTGATGTTAAGGTATGGGGAAACCGCGCGCTTGTCCGTCGTAACACATATGGCGAGAGTGCCTGCTGGTACGCTAGTCTCGTGGCTCGGCTGACCGTACCAATTGCGTACAACTTCTTAACCTTCTTGCCAAAAGAGTTTCGACGAACTACCACTTTCTACGGATTCCTTGGTAAACTCATCAACCTGACGCCTCTCGGGAAAGGCTTTGATTTCATTTTTCCGATCTTCATTCTCCTGCCTATCTGCGCAACACTGTTTAACCTGTACGGGCGTGTCAAAAACATCTTTGGGTGCGGCCTTGCAGAGGAGGATGATATCCATGATGTCGAAAACAACCCTGCCGGGTATGGCATGGGTGGCTGGCGCGAAGGTCGCGATCTCATTGAACGGGAACTAAATGGCCTCGGTTCTCTGGCTGTGTCCTCTCGTGGTAGCCGCTCAACTTGGGCATCGGATCGTGAGGATGAAGGTTCCCCAGGGTCGTCCCGGCTGCGGGTTCCAGTTGCAGAGGGCTCTCAGCCTGTCCAGAGGACAGTGGCTACACCTGCTATTATAGAaggcgaggatgaggaagatgagaaTTTCTTCCAGTCTTTTGCGCATCGCGTCAAAAACACATTTGATACTATGAACAATCCTCGATGGTTCCAGGGTGAGCCATTCCGACTTCCGCGCTGGATGTCGGGTAATGATAGTACCACTGAAGAAGGATCGGCGCTAATTGGAGGTCGGGCTGTGCCTGGTCGTCTTCGCCTAGGTTGA
- a CDS encoding UAA transporter, giving the protein MNPGEFPNQGAGPGRPAPNTAMRMNANMQVPKNDSVQAMMTYVAQMLQNQGPFGGWKAEVLIKTRATNVYQMITSLRLIQPRIDLHQAAQAAMSFELKAFTKANEKIEYEKECTEKLLHIRNTRERQAAVAYQSGMMPQTGAGQNQIPGTFPQHINQSMQGSPVPGQQQMAMGMNGQNQQAAMQRQQQQSQAMLQQQQQQQHQQHQQQQQQQQRSQQRPGNGIPMVDDLSTLSAQDLDHVSRLANEMLNKTNPEDMEKIKLNLSNMTPEQRQYLARKNLEPMTYFFRSQALNQIRRHRRARLEMGGRAPNAGVDALGNMMGDPMMNAQHQRQMLQSMLNLQRNSAFPGNPGQAMEPQNFIGNVENIQGQQADGLRSQEAGQLVVPASSSQMNQAPFPNNNNMFPQQMGQNGQATMNANNANAQAQFLAQQHMQGGSNTPQDRMQFQAQQSQAQSQAQARAQAAQKAQMAMSGHGGQTNPQSQPQLNGQSPVMPMLNQPMAPGQMSPVQVPAQARPPSRPANMGQHPAGVAGQAAMQGPLQIPSNIPPHFQEQLARMPPEQARSFIIQQRRAALNSLARANPGQQPQPQPGQAQSMMNNQMVNAMMRGSMSAPQDLNSGGIPQGQQMTQQQRQQRSNEGYKLHMLRQQNNVVEMTPEQVKQMDRMSFPPSILNMNGTSMQVPNNIKLWGQLKQWASSNPQVASPNDLPRLMMLQKLHLGQLISASTSQVNQNGQGSASTPFQSTQAPFTNMPGIPPGQQQSAINMASMRPISAQDIQMARQKLGHQASNFTDEQIRDILYRNRQKQMMQVAQNRAMQLEGNTQPVQLSQPAAQPLVPAAPPVPQIKQQHPQAPQSTPQAASAKPQSGAAAKGAKITTGKQASKKRPGTDDLTEARPTATPQMSQPVAAPGAPGSAPQRPGIPLTQEQLAQMTPQQRAQVEAHMRRQQSQNRGQVLSRAAADEAWNRNLPPQVMEVYNDIAKNAPPAKPMPVSPEQKAAMAKQLREALDVLGRLDALVQWFAKMQGQEKNVKNLLAMRIQLMRQFKPSQDWVVNEHFTVTPDYLTGAILFMRKLFAVMISRMQQGQRPNAPQPPSSNTQAMQGNMPALNATNLQQLQAQEEALQRARRASSQSVANASAAPFAAPSPRGVPQYAPGGLAPENLKLPPPKKRKQSHGVASSPIQATVAPGAAAKYNKAVADATSNAAAMAGAFKCSVVECQHHYQGFPTQAVLDKHVEESHQPEQEEIIEDHLKYYHQSISMGLGLDPNDKMETQQMATLGPVPSSSKLSAAASPTKQSNATPLIANNTPMARVTSQFGAKTASPAAASTQLLTPQLSSVKGMKPADKDGKKDVIKLEDSDIKDPWAECPLSLDTIHDTFSNLTSKDLPHLGYDSLEDFDINEATPVDDDWAAFASLTPPDEAEEAAFLEKFYEPWDEDSIARTAEWLRIPPEIQVKCIGPMGQLEVDWDAVARYKREGIRIPMPK; this is encoded by the exons ATGAATCCCGGAGAGTTCCCTAACCAGGGCGCGGGGCCTGGCCGGCCAGCCCCGAATACCGCGATGAGGATGAACGCAAACATGCAGGTCCCGAAGAATGACAGTGTGCAAGCTATGATGACCTATGTTGCGCAAATGTTGCAAAACCAGGGACCATTTGGAGGTTGGAAGGCAGAAGTCCTCATCAAGACTCGGGCGACAAATGTTTATCAAAT GATCACCTCTCTCCGTTTGATCCAACCACGCATCGATCTCCACCAAGCGGCCCAGGCGGCCATGAGTTTCGAATTAAAAGCCTTCACCAAAGCCAACGAGAAGATCGAATACGAGAAGGAATGCACCGAAAAGCTTCTTCATATCAGAAATACCCGAGAGAGACAGGCCGCGGTCGCTTACCAAAGTGGAATGATGCCCCAGACGGGTGCGGGACAAAATCAGATTCCAGGCACTTTTCCGCAGCACATCAATCAGAGCATGCAGGGGTCCCCGGTTCCCGGCCAACAGCAGATGGCAATGGGAATGAATGGACAGAACCAACAGGCAGCAATGCAGCGACAGCAACAGCAGTCGCAGGCGATGctccaacagcaacagcaacaacagCATCAACAGCatcaacagcagcagcagcagcagcagcggtCTCAACAGCGCCCTGGCAATGGGATTCCGATGGTTGACGACCTCAGCACGCTTTCAGCCCAAGACCTCGACCACGTCTCTCGACTGGCAAACGAGATGTTGAATAAAACCAATCCAGAAGATatggagaagatcaagtTGAATTTGTCTAACATGACACCCGAACAACGCCAATATCTGGCACGGAAAAACCTTGAGCCAATGACCTATTTTTTCCGCTCTCAGGCCCTTAACCAAATCAGGCGCCATCGCCGCGCTCGTCTGGAGATGGGAGGACGTGCGCCAAATGCTGGAGTGGATGCGCTTGGTAACATGATGGGTGATCCCATGATGAATGCTCAGCACCAACGACAGATGCTTCAAAGCATGTTAAACCTTCAACGAAATTCTGCATTTCCCGGAAATCCCGGTCAGGCCATGGAACCTCAAAACTTCATTGGCAACGTGGAAAACATCCAAGGACAGCAAGCAGATGGCCTGCGCTCACAGGAGGCTGGCCAACTAGTTGTTCCTGCCAGCTCTTCCCAAATGAATCAGGCCCCATTTCCGAATAACAACAACATGTTCCCACAGCAGATGGGCCAGAATGGCCAGGCAACCATGAACGCCAATAATGCAAACGCTCAGGCTCAATTCCTTGCCCAGCAGCATATGCAGGGTGGGTCTAATACTCCCCAGGATCGAATGCAGTTCCAGGCACAACAGTCTCAGGCTCAATCCCAGGCTCAGGCGCGTGCACAAGCGGCCCAGAAGGCCCAGATGGCGATGTCGGGTCATGGTGGTCAAACAAACCCCCAATCACAGCCACAACTGAACGGGCAGAGCCCCGTCATGCCAATGCTGAATCAACCCATGGCTCCGGGTCAGATGTCTCCGGTCCAGGTGCCTGCTCAAGCCAGACCACCGTCCCGACCTGCGAACATGGGCCAGCATCCGGCTGGCGTTGCAGGACAAGCTGCGATGCAAGGTCCACTCCAAATTCCTTCCAACATCCCGCCTCATTTCCAGGAACAACTCGCTCGCATGCCCCCGGAGCAGGCTCGGAGTTTCATCATACAGCAACGTCGTGCCGCTCTCAATAGCCTTGCTCGAGCAAACCCCGGCCAGCAGCCGCAACCTCAACCAGGTCAAGCCCAATCCATGATGAATAACCAGATGGTCAACGCCATGATGAGAGGCTCCATGAGTGCCCCACAGGATTTGAACTCGGGAGGAATACCTCAAGGCCAGCAAATGACCCAGCAGCAACGTCAACAACGCTCGAATGAGGGTTATAAGCTCCATATGCTGCGGCAGCAAAACAATGTCGTGGAAATGACTCCTGAGCAGGTCAAGCAAATGGACCGCATGTCTTTCCCACCGTCTATTCTGAACATGAATGGCACCTCAATGCAAGTTCCCAACAACATCAAATTGTGGGGTCAACTCAAGCAATGGGCAAGTTCGAACCCTCAAGTTGCAAGCCCAAATGATCTCCCGCGCCTCATGATGCTTCAAaagcttcatcttggtcaacTGATATCAGCTTCTACAAGTCAAGTCAACCAAAATGGCCAGGGCTCAGCATCAACTCCATTCCAAAGCACTCAGGCTCCGTTTACGAACATGCCAGGCATCCCTCCTGGCCAACAACAAAGTGCTATCAACATGGCATCCATGCGGCCAATCTCTGCCCAAGATATCCAAATGGCTCGTCAAAAGCTTGGACACCAGGCGTCAAACTTCACCGACGAGCAGATTCGAGATATTCTGTACCGAAACCGCCAAAAGCAGATGATGCAGGTTGCACAGAACCGAGCAATGCAACTTGAAGGAAACACACAGCCTGTCCAGCTCAGCCAACCGGCGGCACAACCTCTGGTCCCGGCAGCACCGCCTGTCCCGCAAATCAAGCAACAACATCCCCAAGCCCCGCAATCGACCCCCCAAGCGGCGAGCGCAAAGCCCCAAAGTGGGGCTGCGGCCAAAGGCGCTAAGATTACTACCGGGAAGCAGGCCTCAAAGAAGAGACCCGGCACAGATGATTTAACAGAGGCTCGACCCACAGCTACACCCCAGATGAGCCAGCCTGTGGCAGCTCCAGGCGCCCCAGGGTCGGCCCCTCAACGGCCAGGTATCCCGCTCACGCAGGAACAGCTTGCGCAAATGACTCCTCAACAGCGAGCCCAAGTGGAGGCACACATGCGGAGACAACAGTCTCAAAATCGGGGTCAGGTGCTCAGCAGAGCTGCCGCCGACGAGGCATGGAACAGGAACCTACCACCGCAGGTAATGGAGGTGTATAATGACATTGCTAAGAATGCTCCACCCGCAAAGCCCATGCCTGTCTCGCCAGAGCAGAAGGCCGCTATGGCCAAACAACTGCGCGAAGCCTTGGATGTTCTCGGTCGCTTAGACGCCCTTGTACAGTGGTTTGCAAAGATGCAAGGCCAGGAGAAGAATGTGAAGAATCTTCTCGCCATG CGTATCCAATTGATGAGGCAGTTCAAGCCCTCGCAGGATTGGGTAGTAAATGAACATTTCACAGTTACTCCCGATTATCTCACTGGTGCTATCCTTTTCATGCGGAAGTTGTTCGCAGTGATGATTTCTCGCATGCAGCAAGGCCAGCGCCCTAACGCCCCCCAACCTCCTAGCTCCAACACCCAGGCAATGCAAGGCAATATGCCAGCATTGAACGCGACCAACTTGCAGCAGTTGCAGGCACAGGAAGAGGCCCTACAACGAGCCCGTCGCGCCTCTAGCCAGTCTGTTGCAAATGCCTCAGCTGCACCTTTCGCGGCTCCATCTCCCAGGGGCGTTCCTCAGTATGCCCCAGGTGGACTTGCCCCCGAGAATCTTAAACTCCCTCCTCCCAAAAAGCGAAAGCAGTCTCATGGCGTGGCATCCTCCCCAATTCAAGCAACTGTAGCTCCTGGCGCAGCGGCAAAATACAACAAGGCGGTGGCGGATGCCACATCCAATGCGGCAGCTATGGCAGGTGCTTTCAAATGCAGCGTGGTTGAGTGCCAACACCACTACCAAGGATTCCCTACGCAGGCCGTCTTGGACAAGCATGTTGAAGAAAGCCATCAACCCGAGCAGGAAGAGATAATCGAGGATCATCTCAAATATTACCATCAAAGTATCTCGATGGGTCTTGGACTGGACCCCAATGATAAAATGGAAACCCAGCAGATGGCCACACTCGGACCAGTGCCTTCCTCCTCCAAGCTCAGTGCAGCAGCGTCTCCCACGAAACAAAGTAATGCTACCCCTCTCATTGCCAACAACACCCCCATGGCCAGGGTCACTAGCCAATTCGGAGCCAAGACTGCGTCCCCTGCTGCAGCATCAACTCAGCTGCTCACTCCGCAATTATCTTCTGTCAAAGGAATGAAGCCCGCTGACAAGGACGGAAAGAAGGATGTTATCAAACTGGAGGATAGCGACATAAAGGATCCCTGGGCAGAGTGTCCCCTCTCGCTTGACACAATCCATGATACATTTTCAAATCTCACGAGCAAGGACCTGCCTCACCTGGGCTATGATTCGCTCGAGGACTTCGATATCAACGAAGCTACTCCGGTGGATGACGACTGGGCTGCCTTTGCTAGTCTGACTCCTCCAGatgaggccgaggaggctgctTTCTTGGAGAAGTTTTATGAACCTTGGGACGAAGACTCAATTGCAAGGACTGCGGAGTGGTTGCGCATTCCGCCTGAGATCCAGGTCAAGTGCATCGGACCCATGGGCCAGCTTGAGGTTGACTGGGATGCTGTTGCGCGTTACAAGAGAGAAGGCATTCGCATTCCCATGCCAAAGTGA
- a CDS encoding Peptidoglycan-binding Lysin subgroup, giving the protein MGYFRLGNFFALIGILLIGPAAISGAAIPIVPQADSNGICYKDVVQAAETCSVIAQAHSITTADIETYNTRGWAWIGCGQIPQGDFICLSTGEPPMPVTLPNAVCSHQVPGTPRPNIWSELGSLNPCLENECVS; this is encoded by the coding sequence ATGGGATACTTCCGCCTTGGTAACTTCTTTGCTCTCATCGGCATCCTTTTGATTGGTCCGGCAGCAATATCAGGTGCAGCTATTCCCATTGTGCCTCAAGCAGATAGTAACGGTATCTGTTACAAAGATGTTGTCCAGGCTGCCGAAACATGTTCTGTGATTGCTCAAGCACACTCCATCACCACGGCTGATATTGAAACCTACAACACTCGAGGCTGGGCATGGATTGGATGCGGACAGATACCGCAGGGCGACTTTATCTGCCTTAGTACTGGAGAACCCCCAATGCCAGTTACACTTCCAAATGCTGTTTGTAGCCACCAGGTGCCTGGAACACCGCGCCCCAACATCTGGTCTGAACTGGGGTCTTTGAATCCGTGTCTGGAAAATGAATGCGTAAGTTGA
- a CDS encoding Nucleotide-sugar transporter, with protein MANTALIPLLVTMMLVTGVCNTILNKYQDMQCVRNCESPDPSQRKLFEQPVIQTAVMFMGEMGCWLVVGLTFLYRQFIAPRLSSGPSPLLTGGYHQINGDGEGLDHEDDHTAGELGSDSRYPKPLPEDDGRIPLCGWKILLLAAPSSCDIAGTTLMNVGLLFVAASIYQMTRGALVLFVGLFSVLFLRRRLHLYQWSALFIVVLGVAIVGLSGALFSGESGHEITQDGSASDVASHVLMQARDVARTPEAVRAIIGVLLIAAAQIFTATQFVLEEWILENYAMEPIHVVGWEGVFGFLVTVAGMAIMYLIVGRTDAGRYGYFDIKQGLHEVLNNRAVAISSVFIMISIGGFNFFGLSVTRNVSATSRSTIDTCRTLFIWLVSLGLGWETFKWLQVAGFALLVYGTFMFNDIVRPPLKACLPRDRREGEVLLPEGPIEHI; from the exons ATGGCAAATACCGCCCTTATTCCTCTCCTGGTCACGATGATGCTCGTGACCGGGGTATGCAACACTATTCTTAACAAGTACCAG GACATGCAATGTGTGCGGAACTGCGAATCCCCAGACCCCAGTCAACGGAAGCTGTTCGAGCAGCCTGTTATTCAAAC AGCTGTAATGTTTATGGGTGAAATGGGCTGTTGGCTAGTTGTCGGATTAACTTTCCTCTACCGCCAATTCATTGCACCACGCCTATCCAGTGGCCCTTCGCCCCTTCTGACCGGCGGATATCACCAGATTAATGGCGATGGCGAAGGCCTCGATCATGAAGATGACCACACAGCCGGGGAACTCGGCAGTGACAGCAGATACCCAAAGCCTCTGCCCGAAGATGACGGTCGTATCCCACTCTGCGGATGGAAGATCCTACTTCTTGCAGCGCCATCGAGCTGCGATATCGCCGGCACAACTCTCATGAACGTGGGTCTTCTCTTTGTGGCAGCGAGTATTTACCAAATGACCCGGGGAGCACTCGTTCTCTTTGTTGGCCTGTTCAGTGTCCTCTTCCTCCGCCGCAGGCTTCATCTATACCAGTGGAGCGCACTGTTCATTGTCGTTCTCGGTGTGGCTATTGTGGGTCTTTCTGGAGCTCTATTCAGTGGTGAGTCAGGCCACGAAATCACCCAGGATGGGAGTGCTTCCGATGTGGCCTCGCATGTGCTTATGCAGGCGCGTGATGTCGCTCGGACCCCCGAGGCTGTTCGGGCTATCATTGGTGTGCTGCTTATTGCTGCAGCGCAGATCTTCACGGCCACACAGTTTGTGCTAGAGGAGTGGATTCTGGAGAACTATGCCATGGAACCGATCCATGTCGTGGGTTGGGAAGGCGTGTTTGGCTTTTTGGTCACTGTCGCCGGCATGGCGATCATGTATCTTATTGTTGGACGGACCGATGCCGGCCGATATGGCTACTTTGATATTAAGCAGGGATTGCACGAAGTTCTCAATAACCGTGCTGTTGCCATATCCAGTGTGTTCATCATGATTAGTATCGG TGGCTTCAACTTCTTTGGTCTGTCTGTCACGCGAAATGTCTCTGCTACATCTCGCAGCACAATCGACACCTGCCGCACGCTCTTTATCTGGCTTGTCTCGCTTGGACTCGGCTGGGAAACTTTCAAATGGCTCCAGGTTGCCGGCTTCGCGCTTCTTGTCTATGGAACTTTTATGTTCAATGACATCGTTCGCCCTCCGCTCAAGGCTTGTTTGCCCCGTGACCGGAGAGAGGGGGAGGTGCTGCTTCCCGAGGGCCCCATTGAACACATCTGA
- a CDS encoding AP-1 adaptor complex subunit gamma, putative: MSSLKQFIRNVRSAKTIADERAVIQKESAAIRASFREESHDSGIRRNNVAKLLYLFTLGERTHFGQIECLKLLASHRFADKRLGYLGTMLLLDENQEVLTLVTNSLKNDLNHSNQYIVGLALCTLGNIASVEMSRDLFPEVEALMSTANPYIRRKAAICAMRICRKVPDLHEHFLEKAKNLLSDRNHGVLLCGLTLAIDLCEAEEEDEEEGGPVGVIEMFRPLAGGLVRALKGLTTSGYAPEHDVSGITDPFLQVKILRFLRVLGRGDVATSELINDILAQVATNTDSSKNVGNSILYEAVLTILDIEADSGLRVLGVNILGKFLANKDNNIRYVALNTLNKVVAIEPNAVQRHRNTILECLRDPDISIRRRALDLSFMLINEDNVRVLVRELLAFLEVADNEFKSVMTTQIGIAADRFAPNKRWHMDTILRVLKLAGNYVKEQILSSFVRLIATTPDLQTYAVQKLYSSLKEDISQEGLTLAATWTIGEYADSLLQGGQYEEEELVKEVRESDLVDLFTNILNSTYASQIAVEYIITASMKLTVRMSDPAQIERLRRLLSSRTADLSVEIQQRAVEYTNLFGYDQIRRGVLERMPAPEIREEQRVLGAAPATKKRQSKLLRGKSTTKVAKPAEHDLLLDLVGGSDAPITSPASNGSNTADLLADILGGDSGMSSPSPGPAGQKSAIMDLFGSNGPSPSPQPTQPTSASIDLLGTGGMGTSAPSLSTSPAPVTASTPAHTVLNKDGLVLTLQVQRSGKNAQILARFRNDSNFDRFTNVGLQAAVPKSQRLQLSAISKADLESGDESTQSMRVAALNGNLPAKLRLRLRVTSARGGGTPATDQVDWSEP; this comes from the exons ATGTCTTCCC TCAAGCAATTCATCCGTAATGTCCGATCAGCAAAGACCATCGCCGATGAACGTGCAgtcatccaaaaagaaagcgCCGCTATTCGCGCCTCGTTTCGAGAAGAGAGTCATGACTCCGGCATTCG GAGAAATAATGTCGCCAAGCTTTTGTATCTGTTTACTCTCGGAGAACGGACTCACTTCGGCCAAATCGAATGTCTGAAACTACTCGCCTCACACCGATTCGCCGACAAGCGGTTGGGGTATCTGGGGACCATGCTATTGCTAGATGAGAACCAAGAAGTGCTGACGCTTGTGACCAATTCTTTGAAAAA TGACCTTAACCACTCCAACCAATACATCGTCGGTCTCGCTCTGTGTACCCTCGGAAACATTGCCTCGGTGGAAATGTCTCGTGATCTGTTCCCCGAAGTTGAAGCCCTTATGTCGACCGCCAACCCGTATATTCGACGGAAAGCAGCGATCTGTGCCATGCGGATATGTCGCAAGGTTCCAGACCTACACGAGCACTTCCTCGAGAAAGCTAAAAATCTTTTGTCGGACCGAAATCATGGTGTTCTTCTCTGTGGGTTGACGCTAGCGATTGATCTATGTGaagcggaagaagaggatgaggaagaagGAGGACCAGTGGGCGTGATCGAAATGTTCCGGCCGTTGGCCGGAGGCCTGGTTCGCGCTTTGAAGGGGCTGACAACCTCTGGGTACGCCCCCGAGCATGATGTGTCCGGTATCACAGATCCTTTCCTTCAAGTTAAGATCCTTCGGTTCCTGCGTGTGTTGGGTCGGGGAGATGTGGCCACCAGCGAATTGATCAACGACATCCTTGCCCAGGTGGCCACCAACACGGATTCCTCAAAGAACGTCGGCAACTCTATTCTGTATGAGGCCGTTCTGACGATTTTGGACATTGAAGCCGACTCTGGCCTACGGGTGCTGGGCGTCAACATTCTCGGTAAATTCCTGGCTAATAAGGACAATAATATCCGCTATGTTGCGTTGAACACTCTGAATAAGGTTGTCGCAATTGAACCAAATGCAGTGCAGAGACATCGCAACACGATCTTGGAATGCCTGCGGGATCCTGATATTAGCATTCGCAGGCGAGCGCTCGATCTCAGCTTCATGTTGATCAACGAGGATAATGTGCGTGTGCTAGTGCGGGAACTGCTGGCCTTCCTGGAAGTGGCCGACAATGAATTCAAGTCCGTAATGACGACACAGATAGGCATCGCGGCCGATCGGTTCGCACCTAATAAACGCTGGCACATGGACACCATTCTGCGGGTTCTCAAGCTGGCTGGGAACTACGTCAAAGAACAGATTTTGTCCTCATTTGTCCGTCTCATTGCGACCACTCCTGATCTGCAGACCTACGCGGTACAAAAGCTTTACTCGTCATTGAAGGAGGATATCTCACAAGAGGGTCTCACACTGGCTGCGACATGGACCATTGGTGAATATGCCGATAGCCTTCTCCAGGGTGGCCAATACGAGGAAGAGGAACTGGTCAAGGAGGTTCGGGAGAGTGATCTTGTTGACCTCTTCACCAACATTCTCAACAGCACCTACGCCTCCCAGATTGCTGTCGAATATATCATCACTGCATCCATGAAGCTTACTGTGCGCATGTCGGATCCCGCTCAAATTGAACGCCTACGCCGTTTACTTTCCAGCCGAACTGCGGACCTGAGTGTAGAAATTCAACAGCGTGCCGTTGAATACACCAACCTTTTCGGCTACGATCAAATCCGCCGTGGCGTGCTTGAGCGGATGCCGGCGCCTGAGATCCGCGAGGAACAACGAGTGCTTGGTGCTGCACCCGCTACTAAGAAACGTCAGAGTAAGCTTCTCCGTGGGAAGTCGACGACAAAGGTCGCCAAACCGGCAGAGCATGACCTACTTCTTGACCTGGTTGGCGGATCCGATGCCCCTATTACGAGCCCTGCCTCGAACGGATCGAACACCGCCGATCTGCTGGCAGATATACTTGGTGGAGACTCGGGCATGTCATCTCCCTCGCCGGGGCCTGCAGGCCAGAAAAGCGCCATCATGGACCTGTTTGGCTCCAACGGCCCTTCGCCATCCCCTCAGCCTACACAACCCACATCTGCCTCtatagatctgctcggtACAGGAGGCATGGGTACCTCTGCGCCTTCGCTCTCCACCTCGCCCGCACCTGTCACTGCTTCGACCCCTGCACACACCGTGCTCAACAAGGACGGTCTCGTCCTTACCTTGCAGGTGCAGCGAAGCGGCAAAAATGCTCAGATACTGGCCCGCTTCCGCAACGACTCCAACTTCGACCGATTTACTAATGTCGGTTTGCAAGCTGCCGTGCCAAAGAGCCAGCGGTTGCAGCTGAGCGCAATCAGCAAGGCTGATCTGGAGTCCGGCGACGAGAGCACACAATCAATGCGCGTGGCCGCTTTGAATGGG AATCTTCCTGCCAAACTTCGTCTCCGTCTTCGTGTTACTTCCGCCCGCGGCGGTGGAACCCCCGCCACCGACCAAGTGGACTGGTCCGAGCCATAG